From Draconibacterium halophilum, one genomic window encodes:
- a CDS encoding TonB-dependent receptor domain-containing protein translates to MLSLLRWPRSNDMSQWIEGGQRVPLLPNVDPEDDVDNPYWTAHKNPVTDDVHRFIGSGYVTMQPTEWLSATYRAGIDHYNTFSRNLVTPGSAVAPPYDEGAVTESQRENNILTSNLTVSANKKVDDFDLGLMLGHNYEQSTYFSQRQSAIGLLSDFMSVNNADRENQTFSNYQSKKRLYSAFGEFSASYKNMVFLSVTGRNDWSSTLAEENRSFFYPSVSGSFVFSELFGEDLKETFSFGKIRASWSQVGKDAPVYQTATYIETVNTIGGGYNNSYTGGNPYLAPETTESTELGLDLRFFNGRLGADFTYYDTRSKDQIISPRVSMATGYIFQYTNFGTVTNKGFELTLTGKPIQNQNWNWETTLNISHNNGTVSDLPEGVQLLYVTDVQVGPATPASIGDDIFLGLIGTRWERTDDGQLILDSDTGRPITSTDATNVVGDREPDMLLGWNNSITHKNWNLSFLVDVRIGGDVYNATEYSMTYSGMSKITENRGETQTFEGVMINSETGEYEPATSTITLDQDYYQNYYTKEAEPFITSVNWFRLRSASLSYSVPASFYNRIGFVKGIDLSLTGTNLLLFTNYEGMDPEVSAGGSGVLGAGSSGIDYAGVPATTSVSFGLNVKF, encoded by the coding sequence ATGCTTAGTTTGCTGAGATGGCCACGATCGAATGACATGAGTCAGTGGATTGAAGGCGGACAACGTGTTCCTCTTTTGCCAAATGTTGATCCGGAAGATGATGTTGATAATCCTTACTGGACAGCACACAAAAATCCGGTTACCGACGACGTTCATCGTTTTATCGGATCGGGTTATGTTACTATGCAACCTACCGAATGGTTGAGCGCCACTTACCGTGCAGGTATCGACCATTACAATACATTCTCACGTAACCTCGTAACTCCGGGATCGGCAGTAGCTCCTCCATACGATGAAGGTGCTGTAACCGAGTCGCAAAGAGAAAACAACATCCTTACATCGAACCTAACCGTTTCGGCCAATAAAAAAGTTGATGACTTTGATTTAGGTTTAATGTTGGGACACAACTACGAGCAGTCAACTTATTTCAGCCAACGGCAAAGTGCGATTGGTTTACTTTCTGATTTTATGAGCGTAAACAACGCCGACCGAGAAAATCAAACGTTTAGCAACTACCAATCGAAAAAGAGATTGTATAGTGCTTTTGGAGAATTTAGTGCCAGCTACAAAAACATGGTATTTTTAAGTGTTACCGGACGTAACGACTGGTCTTCTACACTGGCAGAAGAGAACCGTTCGTTCTTCTACCCTTCTGTTAGCGGTAGTTTTGTTTTCTCTGAATTATTCGGCGAAGACCTAAAAGAAACATTCTCGTTTGGTAAAATTCGTGCTTCGTGGTCGCAGGTTGGTAAAGATGCTCCTGTGTACCAAACTGCAACCTACATCGAAACGGTTAATACAATCGGTGGTGGTTACAACAACAGCTACACCGGAGGTAACCCTTACCTGGCTCCTGAAACCACTGAGTCGACAGAACTTGGTTTAGACCTTCGTTTCTTTAACGGACGATTAGGTGCCGATTTCACGTATTACGATACCCGAAGTAAAGATCAGATCATTTCGCCAAGGGTAAGTATGGCAACCGGTTATATTTTCCAGTATACGAACTTCGGAACTGTTACCAACAAAGGGTTTGAGCTTACATTAACCGGAAAACCAATTCAGAACCAAAACTGGAACTGGGAAACAACTTTAAACATTTCGCATAACAACGGAACCGTATCTGATCTTCCTGAAGGTGTTCAGTTACTTTATGTAACCGACGTTCAGGTTGGACCAGCTACACCGGCATCTATTGGCGACGATATTTTCCTTGGATTAATTGGTACGCGCTGGGAAAGAACTGATGATGGTCAATTGATTCTGGATTCAGACACCGGTCGCCCGATTACTTCAACAGATGCAACAAATGTTGTTGGCGACCGCGAACCAGATATGCTTTTGGGTTGGAACAACAGCATTACGCATAAAAACTGGAACCTGTCATTCCTGGTTGATGTAAGAATTGGTGGCGATGTTTATAACGCTACTGAATACTCAATGACTTACTCAGGAATGAGTAAAATCACTGAAAACCGTGGAGAGACTCAAACATTTGAAGGAGTGATGATAAACAGCGAAACCGGTGAATACGAACCGGCAACAAGTACAATCACGCTTGATCAGGATTACTACCAAAACTATTATACAAAAGAAGCCGAACCATTTATAACCAGCGTTAACTGGTTCCGTTTGCGTTCTGCATCGTTGAGCTATTCAGTGCCTGCATCGTTTTATAACCGCATTGGTTTTGTAAAAGGAATTGATCTTTCGTTAA
- a CDS encoding TonB-dependent receptor plug domain-containing protein codes for MKRFLFTIFLMSAVTLFVTAQKRTISGVVREQSTNDLLPGVTVLEKGTSNGTVTNVDGEFSLSVEQGATLVVSYIGLESKEVLVGSSPSIEVILSPSSEEVGEVVVTAMGIRKETKALGYAVQAIGGDELSKVKQPNLVNSLNGKIAGVNVTNSGGGAGTSSQIIIRGSTSLSGDNQPLFIVDGIPIDNSTVSADYGAGLSATSTYSGNRGMDINSDDIESISVLKGPAAAALYGLKAAAGAIVITTKKGEVGAMQVNVSSKFKVDMANKLPEQQAVYGQGSDGAFDDGTTSSWGAPLTGTVYNNLEDFFEPAFSYDVTGSISGGTENGSYFMSVHRLDQNGIVPTTEYATNSIRFNGEHKKGWFTIGMNTNYIYSQTTKTLTGSGLYGSGEQVQCLVC; via the coding sequence ATGAAAAGATTCTTATTCACAATCTTCTTGATGAGCGCAGTTACACTATTTGTAACGGCGCAGAAACGCACCATAAGTGGTGTCGTACGAGAACAATCTACCAATGATTTACTCCCCGGAGTAACAGTACTGGAAAAAGGGACTTCAAATGGAACTGTGACGAATGTCGACGGTGAATTTTCCCTTTCTGTTGAGCAGGGGGCAACACTTGTTGTTTCTTATATCGGACTGGAATCGAAAGAAGTCCTTGTGGGCTCCTCTCCTTCTATTGAGGTTATACTTTCTCCATCATCCGAAGAGGTTGGTGAAGTAGTAGTAACAGCAATGGGTATCCGTAAGGAAACCAAAGCCCTGGGTTATGCTGTTCAGGCGATTGGAGGCGATGAGCTTTCAAAAGTGAAACAGCCCAACCTGGTAAACTCGTTAAACGGTAAAATTGCGGGAGTTAACGTTACCAATTCAGGAGGTGGTGCGGGTACATCATCGCAAATTATTATTCGTGGAAGCACCTCACTTTCGGGAGACAACCAACCACTGTTTATTGTTGATGGTATTCCAATCGACAACAGTACGGTAAGTGCTGACTATGGTGCTGGCTTAAGTGCAACTTCAACCTACAGCGGTAACCGTGGTATGGATATCAACTCAGATGATATCGAATCTATTTCTGTACTTAAAGGCCCTGCTGCAGCCGCGTTGTATGGATTGAAAGCAGCTGCCGGAGCGATTGTAATTACCACTAAAAAAGGTGAAGTCGGAGCAATGCAGGTAAATGTTAGCTCAAAATTTAAAGTTGACATGGCCAACAAGTTGCCGGAGCAACAAGCTGTGTACGGACAGGGAAGCGACGGTGCTTTTGATGATGGAACAACATCATCGTGGGGAGCTCCACTTACCGGAACTGTTTACAACAATCTGGAAGATTTCTTCGAGCCTGCATTTTCATACGATGTAACAGGAAGTATTTCGGGTGGTACTGAAAACGGAAGCTACTTTATGTCGGTTCACCGTCTCGACCAAAACGGTATTGTACCTACTACAGAATATGCAACCAACTCTATTCGTTTTAACGGCGAGCACAAAAAAGGTTGGTTCACCATCGGAATGAACACCAACTATATTTATTCGCAAACCACCAAAACACTTACCGGATCGGGTTTATACGGCTCGGGGGAACAGGTGCAATGCTTAGTTTGCTGA
- a CDS encoding PD-(D/E)XK nuclease family protein, with amino-acid sequence MERFLSQCAKYIYKKHQNELTDLCVVFPNRRAGVFFTHYLQKTVKGAIIGPSTTTVNELMASYSAMQKGEKLQLISLLYDVFLKHTKTTETFDEFYFWGEILLADFNDIDRYLVKAKDLFTNVSDLKEIESVFDYLTDEQKKALEQFWGSMAVVDKMGFKEKYISIWDKLYPVYQDFKQQLAEKQLAYPGMQDREVAENLESEEKEFPFKKYYIVGLNALNACEKRFFKHLQSLGKAEFLWDYDESYLGDKQNEAGHFLRSNLIEFPQPEDFELDKTCFSKPKNMKMVAVSSVYGQAQQIPNFLDETKKSYKKEFDNTAIVLADESLLFSALGAVPANIDKVNVTMGYSVRNSVVYGFLMLLVTLLKNKRKEGDNFVAYYRYVTDVLNHQLLGDTASEACKGYINQLKNYNRITVPLADIDFSPLHKQIFTLPEKTADYSEYFLNVLAAFYGHLKDAEIDNAMLLELIYSIYQAIEKLKSVVDDVLSEQQREISEAVYFRLFSQYLGQVSVAFEGEPLSGMQVMGILETRCLDFENLIILGLNENKWPRKFTAPSFIPFNIRLGFGLPGIDEQDAMYAYYFYRLVQRAKNITATYSVVKEGIGTGELSRYGYQLQYDSVHKPAMLNLDFSFSNDPVEEIRVKSSKEVVAKLLANNSEDHPLSPSAINTYLNCKLKFYYQYVVRLPEPEEVKEEIDGVVFGNIFHDTLEELYKPYVGRVVEKSNIEKIQKDRVWLENEVTKQIAVHYLKKKLPLKGEIKLEGKTLLIFENAITYLRQLLKIDKEMAPFTVVSLEQRYKRWINAGDNKICVGGMIDRVDRADGVTRVLDYKTGNVKTTRFKTVEELFERDAKEPKKEILQALIYSWGLAKETNAEEIQAAIYPLRSLFAENFTAAVQMNYKDFFFDKVAEEFEGELAGLVSEIFSEENEFVQTEHDKKCEYCAYRGICRRF; translated from the coding sequence ATGGAACGATTTCTCTCGCAATGCGCTAAATACATTTATAAAAAACACCAAAACGAATTAACAGATTTGTGTGTGGTTTTTCCGAACCGAAGAGCTGGTGTGTTTTTTACTCATTATTTACAGAAAACTGTTAAAGGGGCGATAATTGGCCCCAGTACTACCACGGTAAATGAGCTGATGGCATCGTATTCTGCCATGCAAAAAGGCGAGAAGTTACAGCTGATTTCTTTGCTTTATGATGTATTTCTGAAACATACTAAAACCACTGAAACCTTTGATGAATTCTATTTTTGGGGCGAAATTCTGTTAGCCGATTTTAACGATATCGATCGTTATCTCGTAAAAGCCAAAGATTTGTTTACCAATGTTTCCGATTTGAAAGAAATTGAATCGGTTTTTGATTACCTCACCGACGAGCAGAAAAAGGCGCTGGAGCAGTTTTGGGGAAGTATGGCTGTGGTAGATAAAATGGGGTTTAAAGAAAAATATATATCCATTTGGGATAAGTTGTATCCTGTTTACCAGGATTTTAAACAGCAGCTGGCCGAAAAACAACTGGCTTATCCCGGAATGCAGGATCGGGAAGTGGCAGAAAATCTGGAAAGTGAAGAAAAGGAATTTCCTTTTAAAAAATATTATATCGTAGGATTGAATGCGCTTAACGCCTGCGAGAAACGATTTTTTAAGCATCTGCAAAGTTTAGGGAAAGCCGAATTTTTATGGGATTACGATGAGTCGTACCTCGGCGACAAACAAAATGAAGCAGGTCATTTTTTGCGAAGTAACCTGATTGAATTCCCTCAACCTGAAGATTTTGAATTGGATAAAACCTGTTTCTCCAAACCCAAAAATATGAAAATGGTTGCGGTTTCGTCGGTATATGGTCAGGCGCAACAAATTCCTAATTTTCTGGACGAAACAAAAAAGTCTTATAAAAAGGAGTTCGATAATACAGCGATTGTATTAGCCGATGAAAGTTTGTTGTTTTCGGCACTGGGGGCAGTCCCTGCGAATATCGATAAGGTAAATGTTACGATGGGTTATTCGGTGCGTAATTCGGTGGTTTACGGCTTTTTAATGCTGCTGGTAACGCTGCTGAAGAACAAGCGAAAAGAAGGCGATAATTTTGTGGCTTATTACCGTTATGTGACCGATGTTTTGAATCATCAGCTATTGGGCGACACTGCGAGTGAGGCGTGTAAAGGGTATATTAACCAGCTGAAAAATTATAACCGGATTACGGTGCCGCTGGCCGATATTGACTTCTCGCCATTGCATAAACAAATATTTACATTGCCGGAAAAAACAGCGGATTACAGCGAGTACTTTTTAAATGTGCTTGCTGCTTTTTATGGTCATTTAAAAGATGCGGAGATTGACAATGCGATGCTTCTGGAGCTGATATATTCCATTTATCAAGCGATTGAAAAGCTAAAATCTGTTGTTGATGACGTGTTGAGTGAGCAGCAGCGTGAAATCAGCGAGGCTGTTTATTTCAGGCTATTTTCGCAGTATCTCGGGCAGGTCTCTGTGGCTTTTGAAGGCGAACCGCTAAGCGGGATGCAGGTGATGGGAATCTTGGAAACCCGTTGTCTTGATTTTGAGAACCTGATTATTCTTGGACTGAACGAAAATAAATGGCCACGTAAATTTACGGCGCCGTCGTTTATTCCTTTTAATATTCGTTTGGGATTTGGATTGCCGGGCATCGACGAGCAGGACGCTATGTATGCTTATTATTTCTATCGTCTTGTTCAGCGGGCAAAAAATATTACGGCTACTTATAGTGTTGTGAAAGAGGGAATCGGAACCGGCGAACTCAGTCGTTATGGTTACCAGTTGCAATACGATTCGGTACATAAACCTGCAATGTTGAACCTCGATTTTTCGTTTTCCAACGATCCGGTGGAGGAGATTCGTGTAAAAAGTTCGAAAGAAGTAGTGGCGAAATTGCTGGCTAATAATTCGGAGGATCATCCGCTTTCACCAAGTGCAATTAATACTTACCTGAATTGTAAGTTGAAATTTTACTATCAGTATGTGGTTCGTTTGCCGGAGCCGGAAGAGGTGAAAGAAGAAATTGACGGGGTTGTTTTTGGTAATATTTTTCATGATACGTTAGAAGAGTTGTATAAGCCTTATGTAGGCAGGGTAGTTGAAAAAAGTAATATCGAGAAAATTCAGAAAGACCGTGTGTGGCTGGAGAATGAAGTGACCAAACAGATTGCTGTACACTATTTGAAAAAGAAACTTCCGTTAAAAGGAGAAATAAAGTTGGAAGGTAAAACCTTGCTGATTTTCGAAAATGCCATAACCTATTTGCGACAGCTTTTGAAAATTGATAAGGAAATGGCACCATTTACAGTTGTTAGTCTGGAACAGCGCTACAAAAGATGGATAAATGCGGGCGATAATAAAATATGTGTTGGTGGTATGATCGACCGGGTTGACCGTGCTGATGGCGTAACCCGAGTGCTCGATTATAAGACCGGGAATGTAAAAACGACCCGTTTTAAAACAGTTGAAGAGCTGTTTGAAAGGGATGCAAAAGAGCCGAAAAAGGAGATTTTGCAAGCTCTGATTTATTCGTGGGGTTTGGCAAAAGAAACTAATGCAGAAGAAATTCAGGCGGCTATTTACCCCTTACGCAGTTTGTTTGCCGAGAATTTTACGGCGGCGGTACAAATGAATTACAAAGACTTTTTCTTTGACAAAGTAGCTGAAGAATTTGAAGGCGAATTGGCTGGTTTAGTTTCCGAAATCTTTTCAGAAGAAAACGAGTTTGTACAAACAGAGCACGATAAAAAGTGCGAGTACTGTGCCTATCGAGGAATTTGCCGGCGGTTTTAA
- a CDS encoding DUF2817 domain-containing protein: MPTSLTNESIDLVKKNSNNSEAKNILIIGVFHGEEPQGEYIINRYLENGNPSDTKNHLFFIPCLNPWGKERGVRGNQNGVDLNRNYPTKNWIKTEKDEYYSGKHAGSEITTRQMTELLDDLKPDIILTLHAPLKCVNYDGPAKELAEKIAEFCNYPVVADLGYPTPGSFGTYCGIERNIPTITLEYDDQEDYESIYMKTEKIFDWLAVY; this comes from the coding sequence ATGCCCACTTCACTTACAAACGAAAGTATTGATTTAGTTAAAAAAAACTCGAATAATTCTGAGGCCAAAAACATTCTGATAATTGGTGTTTTTCACGGGGAAGAACCTCAAGGTGAATATATAATTAACAGATATCTTGAAAACGGAAATCCTTCTGACACTAAAAATCACTTGTTTTTTATTCCCTGTTTAAATCCCTGGGGTAAAGAGCGTGGTGTTCGGGGAAACCAAAACGGCGTTGATTTAAACCGCAACTACCCCACTAAGAATTGGATTAAAACCGAAAAAGATGAATATTACTCTGGAAAACATGCAGGCTCGGAAATTACAACCCGGCAAATGACCGAATTATTGGATGATTTAAAACCCGACATCATACTAACGCTGCATGCCCCTTTAAAATGCGTTAATTATGATGGCCCGGCAAAAGAGCTGGCAGAGAAAATTGCTGAATTCTGTAATTATCCGGTGGTTGCTGATTTGGGTTACCCAACTCCCGGCTCGTTTGGTACTTATTGCGGCATTGAACGAAATATTCCAACCATTACACTGGAATATGACGACCAGGAGGATTACGAAAGTATTTATATGAAAACAGAAAAAATCTTTGACTGGCTGGCTGTTTATTAG
- the trmD gene encoding tRNA (guanosine(37)-N1)-methyltransferase TrmD produces the protein MRIDIITVLPEIIESPFNHSIIKRAQDKGLAEIHIHNLRDYSEDKHRRVDDYSFGKGAGMVMAIQPIEKAIETLKAERDYDEIIFTTPDGGLFDQTEANKLSLKKNLIILCGHYKGIDQRIRDTYITKEISVGDFVLTGGELAAAIITDAVVRLLPGVLSDETSALTDSFQDHLLSPPIYTRPAEYKGMKVPEVLRSGNDKLVDDWKHDQAIKRTKKLRPDLYKKYLGEE, from the coding sequence ATGAGGATTGATATTATAACAGTTTTGCCGGAAATAATTGAAAGTCCGTTTAATCATTCAATTATTAAGCGGGCACAGGATAAAGGACTGGCAGAAATCCATATTCATAATTTACGCGATTATTCGGAAGACAAACACCGACGTGTTGATGATTATTCGTTTGGCAAGGGCGCCGGCATGGTAATGGCAATTCAACCGATTGAAAAAGCCATTGAAACATTAAAAGCCGAGCGCGATTATGATGAGATAATTTTTACAACTCCCGACGGTGGATTATTCGATCAAACAGAGGCTAATAAACTCTCGCTAAAGAAGAATTTGATCATTCTTTGCGGGCATTATAAAGGTATTGATCAGCGAATTCGGGACACTTACATCACTAAAGAAATATCGGTTGGCGATTTTGTGTTGACCGGTGGCGAACTTGCTGCAGCAATTATTACGGATGCCGTTGTTCGCCTTTTGCCTGGCGTGCTTTCCGATGAAACCTCTGCCCTTACCGATTCATTTCAGGACCACCTGTTAAGTCCACCCATTTACACACGTCCGGCTGAATATAAAGGCATGAAAGTACCTGAAGTTTTACGCAGTGGAAACGATAAACTGGTCGACGACTGGAAACATGATCAAGCCATTAAACGCACAAAAAAATTACGCCCCGATTTGTATAAAAAATACTTAGGAGAAGAATAA
- a CDS encoding Hsp20/alpha crystallin family protein: protein MNLVRFENPRYNVNRTLVDELFNNFLKNDYQENYVSNGGISPATNVFETEKEFKVEVLLPGFVKEDLQLNVHKNVLTVKVEKEEKENDEAYKFAHREFSAKSFEKKYRLPKSVDAEKISAKFENGILVIELLKKEEALEKEPIEIKVS, encoded by the coding sequence ATGAATTTAGTAAGATTTGAAAACCCACGTTACAACGTAAACAGAACATTAGTTGATGAATTATTTAACAATTTCCTTAAAAATGATTACCAAGAAAACTATGTGAGCAATGGTGGTATATCGCCTGCAACCAACGTTTTTGAAACAGAAAAAGAATTTAAAGTTGAAGTATTATTGCCAGGTTTTGTAAAAGAGGATCTTCAGCTAAATGTTCACAAAAATGTATTGACCGTTAAGGTTGAGAAAGAAGAAAAAGAAAACGACGAGGCCTACAAATTTGCTCACCGTGAGTTTAGCGCTAAAAGTTTCGAAAAGAAATACCGTTTGCCAAAATCGGTTGATGCAGAAAAGATAAGTGCGAAATTTGAAAATGGAATTCTGGTCATAGAACTTCTGAAAAAAGAAGAAGCACTTGAAAAAGAGCCGATTGAGATTAAAGTGTCATAG
- a CDS encoding PQQ-binding-like beta-propeller repeat protein: MKLQLILFSLLFLFTVSTSKAQSQTEDNWMQWRGPLGNGVAVKANPPEEFSETKNLKWKTKIPGRGNATPIVYEDKIVILTAVPTDPSVDPQVSPSVDHNFNVILVNRKDGSIIWEKTVATEIPEGKIHELSSWASNSPCTDGERIYAYFGSRGLYCLDFEGNIIWQRDFGTMEKRMNFGEGASPYLYKDRLFIQWDHEGDSHFYALDKKTGKDVWTLERDEPTSWTTPFVVEANGKTQVIVSGTNNITSYDYETGETIWSGKGLTSNVIPVPVYENGIVYLMSGFRGSYLKAIDLSKASGDITDSDAIIWSYDQDTPYTPTPVLMDGKLYFLRANNGVMTCLDAKDGSVYYSKERLEGISTIFSSPTGANDKIYIAAKGICLVVKAGEDFEILASNELDDTFHASPIFVDNQLILRGFESLYCFEE; encoded by the coding sequence ATGAAACTTCAACTGATTCTATTTTCTCTACTTTTTCTTTTTACTGTTTCAACTAGCAAAGCACAAAGCCAAACTGAAGACAACTGGATGCAGTGGCGCGGTCCGCTTGGTAACGGTGTTGCTGTAAAAGCTAATCCTCCGGAAGAATTTAGCGAAACAAAAAACCTGAAATGGAAAACTAAAATACCGGGTAGAGGAAATGCCACTCCAATTGTTTACGAAGATAAAATTGTGATTTTAACAGCTGTTCCAACAGATCCATCTGTCGATCCACAAGTTTCGCCCAGTGTTGACCACAATTTTAACGTAATCCTGGTGAACAGAAAGGATGGTAGTATTATCTGGGAGAAAACTGTTGCGACCGAGATTCCTGAAGGCAAAATACATGAATTAAGCAGCTGGGCTTCCAACTCACCTTGCACTGACGGAGAAAGAATTTATGCCTATTTCGGCTCTCGAGGATTGTACTGCCTCGATTTTGAGGGAAACATTATCTGGCAGCGCGATTTCGGAACAATGGAAAAACGAATGAACTTTGGAGAAGGCGCATCGCCATATTTGTACAAAGACAGGCTTTTTATACAATGGGACCACGAAGGTGATTCGCACTTTTACGCATTGGATAAAAAAACAGGGAAAGACGTTTGGACACTTGAAAGAGATGAACCTACTTCCTGGACAACACCTTTTGTTGTAGAGGCCAATGGAAAAACACAGGTGATTGTAAGCGGAACCAACAATATAACTAGTTATGATTACGAAACAGGAGAAACGATCTGGTCAGGAAAGGGATTAACATCCAATGTAATTCCTGTTCCGGTTTATGAAAATGGTATTGTTTATCTGATGAGCGGATTCAGAGGTTCGTATTTAAAAGCTATCGATCTGTCAAAAGCCAGTGGCGATATTACCGATTCAGATGCTATTATCTGGAGTTATGACCAGGATACACCCTATACGCCCACTCCCGTTTTAATGGATGGAAAACTTTATTTCCTCCGTGCAAACAATGGAGTTATGACCTGCCTCGATGCAAAAGACGGAAGCGTATATTACTCCAAAGAACGGCTGGAAGGAATAAGCACAATTTTTTCATCTCCAACAGGAGCTAACGACAAAATCTACATCGCAGCAAAAGGAATTTGCTTAGTGGTAAAAGCCGGTGAAGATTTTGAAATTCTGGCCTCAAACGAATTGGATGACACTTTTCATGCGTCGCCGATTTTTGTCGACAACCAACTAATTTTAAGAGGATTTGAAAGTTTGTATTGTTTTGAAGAATAA
- a CDS encoding XRE family transcriptional regulator produces the protein MHFAQNLKFLRKRRKRSQMDLATELGLTRTTLSGYEKNVQPPFPVLIKISEYFNVSLDALIKYRLEVLSEQQLSQIEKGFDVDVTGRKLRLLTISVDKEGKENIEMVPVKAQAGYTNSYGDLDFIASLPKFKLPFLPEEKTYRTFQIQGDSMLPIKEGSWVTCSFAEDWTSIKDGKACIVVTKDEGVVFKLVYKRLEDRKFLLVSLNRNYSPYEIPVVQVVEIWQFETVNSFEVESD, from the coding sequence ATGCATTTTGCACAAAACCTAAAATTCCTAAGAAAACGCCGCAAAAGATCGCAGATGGATCTGGCAACAGAACTGGGATTAACACGCACCACCCTTTCCGGATACGAGAAAAATGTGCAGCCGCCTTTTCCGGTGCTCATAAAAATATCGGAGTATTTTAATGTGTCGCTCGATGCACTGATTAAATACCGGCTGGAAGTTTTATCGGAGCAGCAACTTTCACAAATCGAAAAAGGATTTGATGTGGATGTTACCGGACGAAAACTTAGGCTCCTGACTATCTCTGTGGATAAAGAGGGCAAAGAAAACATAGAGATGGTTCCGGTAAAAGCACAGGCCGGTTATACCAACAGCTATGGCGATTTGGATTTTATTGCATCGCTGCCTAAATTCAAACTTCCGTTTCTTCCGGAAGAAAAAACTTACCGCACTTTTCAAATTCAGGGCGATTCGATGTTGCCCATAAAAGAAGGCTCGTGGGTAACCTGTTCGTTTGCAGAAGACTGGACCAGCATAAAAGATGGCAAAGCCTGCATTGTTGTGACCAAAGATGAAGGTGTAGTTTTTAAACTGGTTTACAAACGTTTAGAGGACAGAAAATTTTTACTGGTTTCGTTAAACCGGAATTATTCGCCTTACGAAATTCCAGTTGTGCAGGTAGTGGAAATCTGGCAATTTGAAACGGTAAACAGTTTTGAGGTAGAAAGCGATTAA
- the dinB gene encoding DNA polymerase IV yields the protein MNRNIVHIDLDTFFVSCERLMNRELIGKPVLVGGVSGRGVVAACSYEARQYGIHSAMPMQMARRLCPEAIVVKGNSSIYSKFSDQITDIIKEGAPLYEKSSIDEFYIDVSGMDKFYGCYKWAQELRERIIDETLLPISFGLSTNKTVSKVATGEIKPNAYQQIESGHEKEFLAPLPVKKIPMVGDQTYKMLLSMGIRYVKTIQEMPIELMDKVMGKNGIALWKKAQGIDNSLVEPYHERKSISSSLTFEKDTIDVQALKKLLLAMAEKLAFYLRNGNKLTSCVTVTVRYSDFDTRTRQKRISYTSLDHTLIQTTMELFDQLYTRRVLVRLVGVRFSHLVGGSYQMKLFEDDTKLINLYQRMDKIRNRYGQNAVQRASTLGTRGIGQMSNPFNGQPPVIPAHRRM from the coding sequence TTGAATCGAAATATTGTACATATTGATCTGGACACCTTTTTTGTGTCGTGCGAAAGGCTGATGAACAGGGAGTTGATCGGGAAACCTGTGTTGGTTGGAGGTGTCAGCGGACGGGGAGTAGTGGCGGCTTGCAGTTACGAAGCACGGCAATACGGCATTCATTCGGCCATGCCCATGCAAATGGCTCGCCGACTTTGTCCTGAAGCGATTGTGGTAAAAGGCAACAGCTCCATTTACAGTAAATTCTCCGATCAGATAACGGATATTATAAAGGAGGGGGCACCGCTTTATGAAAAATCATCTATCGACGAGTTTTACATTGATGTAAGCGGAATGGACAAATTTTACGGCTGCTACAAATGGGCGCAGGAATTACGCGAACGAATTATCGATGAAACACTTTTGCCCATTTCTTTTGGGCTTTCAACGAATAAAACGGTGTCGAAAGTGGCAACAGGTGAGATAAAACCCAATGCTTATCAGCAAATTGAAAGTGGACATGAAAAAGAATTCCTGGCGCCGCTGCCAGTAAAGAAAATTCCTATGGTGGGCGATCAGACTTACAAAATGCTGCTGAGCATGGGAATCCGTTATGTGAAAACCATACAGGAAATGCCCATTGAACTGATGGATAAAGTGATGGGAAAGAATGGAATTGCTTTGTGGAAAAAGGCGCAGGGAATCGATAATTCTTTAGTAGAGCCCTATCACGAACGGAAATCCATTTCATCGTCGCTGACTTTTGAGAAAGATACTATTGATGTGCAGGCACTGAAAAAACTGTTGCTGGCCATGGCCGAAAAACTGGCCTTTTACCTCCGCAACGGAAATAAACTAACCTCGTGTGTTACGGTAACCGTGCGTTATTCCGATTTTGATACCCGCACCCGGCAAAAACGTATTTCGTACACGTCGCTCGATCATACGCTTATTCAAACTACAATGGAGCTTTTTGATCAGTTGTACACGCGCCGTGTTTTGGTGCGGCTGGTGGGCGTACGTTTTAGTCATTTGGTGGGCGGAAGTTACCAGATGAAGCTGTTTGAAGACGATACCAAACTGATAAACCTGTACCAGCGTATGGATAAGATTCGCAATCGTTACGGGCAAAATGCAGTACAGCGTGCCTCAACACTGGGAACCCGCGGTATCGGGCAAATGAGCAACCCGTTTAACGGCCAGCCACCGGTAATTCCTGCACACAGAAGGATGTGA